In Mycobacterium sp. Aquia_216, a genomic segment contains:
- the ruvA gene encoding Holliday junction branch migration protein RuvA, producing MIASVRGEVLEVALDHVVIEAAGVGYRVNATPSTLATLRHGSEARLVTAMIVREDSQTLYGFVDGETRDLFLTLLSVSGVGPRLAMATLAVHDAAALRQALADGDITALTRVPGIGKRGAERMVLELRDKIYPAGASAAAPAGATVNGHAVRGPVVEALVGLGFAAKQAEDATDNVLAASREKGEQATTSGALRAALSLLGRSK from the coding sequence ATGATCGCCTCGGTGCGCGGCGAGGTGCTCGAGGTCGCACTCGATCATGTCGTGATCGAAGCCGCCGGCGTCGGCTACCGGGTGAACGCGACGCCGTCGACGCTGGCCACGCTGCGCCACGGCAGCGAGGCCCGGCTGGTCACCGCGATGATCGTTCGCGAGGATTCGCAGACGCTGTACGGCTTTGTCGACGGCGAGACCCGCGACCTGTTCCTGACGCTGCTGTCCGTGTCGGGCGTCGGCCCGCGGCTGGCCATGGCGACCCTGGCCGTGCATGACGCCGCGGCGCTGCGTCAAGCGCTGGCCGACGGCGACATCACCGCGCTGACCCGGGTGCCCGGCATCGGCAAGCGCGGCGCCGAGCGGATGGTCCTGGAGTTGCGCGACAAGATCTACCCGGCCGGTGCCTCCGCGGCGGCACCCGCGGGCGCTACCGTCAACGGCCACGCGGTGCGCGGTCCCGTGGTCGAGGCGCTCGTTGGCCTGGGCTTCGCGGCCAAGCAGGCCGAGGACGCCACCGACAACGTGCTGGCGGCCAGCCGCGAAAAAGGCGAGCAGGCAACGACTTCCGGTGCATTGCGGGCCGCACTGTCGCTACTGGGTAGGTCCAAATGA
- the pdxT gene encoding pyridoxal 5'-phosphate synthase glutaminase subunit PdxT, whose amino-acid sequence MSRPRVGVLALQGDTREHLAALREAGAESLPVRRRSEIEAIDGLVIPGGESTTMSHLLLDLDLLEPLRARLADGLPAYGACAGMIMLASEILDAGVNGRQALPLCAIDITVRRNAFGRQVDSFEGDVEFTGLNGPVRAVFIRAPWVERVGDGVQVLARAAGHAVAVRQGAVLATAFHPEMTGDRRIHQLFVDIVRGRN is encoded by the coding sequence GTGAGCCGCCCGAGAGTCGGCGTGTTGGCGCTGCAAGGCGACACTCGCGAGCATCTGGCAGCGCTGCGCGAGGCTGGAGCCGAGTCGCTGCCGGTGCGTCGCCGCAGCGAGATCGAGGCGATCGACGGGCTGGTCATTCCGGGCGGGGAATCCACCACGATGAGCCACTTGCTGCTCGACCTCGACCTGCTCGAACCGTTGCGGGCGCGGCTGGCCGACGGGCTTCCGGCCTACGGCGCGTGCGCCGGCATGATCATGCTGGCCAGCGAAATCCTTGACGCCGGCGTCAACGGACGGCAGGCGCTGCCGTTATGCGCGATCGATATAACCGTGCGGCGCAACGCTTTTGGACGTCAGGTCGATTCGTTCGAAGGAGATGTCGAGTTCACGGGTCTAAACGGCCCGGTGCGGGCGGTGTTCATCCGGGCACCGTGGGTCGAGCGAGTCGGTGACGGCGTGCAGGTGCTGGCCCGGGCCGCGGGACACGCAGTCGCGGTCCGGCAGGGGGCCGTGCTGGCGACCGCATTTCATCCCGAGATGACGGGGGACCGGCGCATCCACCAGCTGTTCGTCGACATCGTCAGGGGCCGGAACTAG
- a CDS encoding DUF4178 domain-containing protein — MGTVLVVLAAVLFIASIIVLVVASRRPKAAAGPRGRRDPLAFDAMPQFGPRQLGPGAIVSHGGVDYVVRGSVTFREGPFVWWEHLLEGGDRPTWFAVESDDGRLELVMWVTRKDVTLQPGDQYLVDGISFQESERGRASYTTEGTTGLPAGGEMEFVDCANADESVLLSFERWAPGTPWEISTGKPVLPGELTVYPAPAPGSP, encoded by the coding sequence TTGGGAACAGTGCTGGTGGTGCTGGCCGCGGTGCTGTTCATCGCGTCCATCATCGTGCTTGTCGTGGCGTCCCGGCGCCCCAAGGCGGCTGCCGGGCCGCGGGGACGCCGTGATCCCCTGGCCTTCGACGCCATGCCCCAGTTCGGGCCCCGGCAGCTGGGGCCGGGCGCCATCGTCAGCCATGGCGGGGTCGACTACGTGGTCCGCGGGTCGGTGACGTTCCGCGAGGGACCGTTCGTGTGGTGGGAACACCTGCTGGAGGGCGGCGACCGGCCGACCTGGTTCGCCGTCGAATCCGACGACGGGCGCCTCGAATTGGTCATGTGGGTTACCCGCAAGGACGTCACGTTGCAACCCGGCGACCAATACCTGGTCGACGGGATCTCGTTTCAGGAGTCCGAGCGCGGCCGGGCGTCCTACACCACCGAAGGCACGACGGGCCTGCCGGCCGGCGGCGAGATGGAGTTCGTCGACTGCGCGAACGCCGACGAAAGCGTGCTGCTCTCCTTCGAGCGCTGGGCACCCGGCACACCCTGGGAGATATCGACGGGCAAGCCGGTGCTGCCGGGGGAGCTCACCGTCTACCCGGCGCCCGCGCCGGGCTCCCCGTAG
- the pdxS gene encoding pyridoxal 5'-phosphate synthase lyase subunit PdxS: MVRGEKGLVDIGAQSSQAVTGTARVKRGMAEMLKGGVIMDVVTPEQARIAEGAGAVAVMALERVPADIRAQGGVSRMSDPDMIEGIISAVTIPVMAKARIGHFVEAQILQSLGVDYVDESEVLTPADYTHHIDKWKFTVPFVCGATNLGEALRRINEGAAMIRSKGEAGTGDVSNATTHMRAIGGEIRRLTSLAQDELFVAAKELQAPYELVVEVARAGKLPVTLFTAGGIATPADAAMMMQLGAEGVFVGSGIFKSGDPAQRAAAIVKATTFFDDPDVLAKVSRGLGEAMVGINVEQLAQPHRLADRGW, from the coding sequence ATGGTTCGAGGAGAGAAGGGGCTAGTGGACATCGGCGCACAGTCGAGCCAGGCAGTGACCGGAACGGCGCGCGTCAAGCGCGGCATGGCCGAGATGCTCAAAGGCGGCGTCATCATGGACGTCGTCACCCCGGAGCAGGCCCGAATCGCGGAGGGGGCCGGCGCCGTCGCGGTGATGGCGCTGGAGCGAGTACCCGCCGATATCCGTGCCCAGGGCGGCGTCTCGCGGATGAGCGACCCCGACATGATCGAGGGCATCATCTCGGCGGTCACGATCCCGGTGATGGCCAAGGCGCGCATCGGGCATTTCGTCGAGGCGCAGATCCTGCAGAGCCTCGGCGTGGACTACGTCGACGAATCCGAAGTGCTGACGCCCGCCGACTACACCCACCACATCGACAAGTGGAAGTTCACCGTGCCGTTCGTGTGCGGGGCGACCAATCTCGGCGAGGCGCTGCGGCGCATCAACGAGGGCGCGGCGATGATCCGGTCCAAGGGCGAGGCCGGCACGGGTGACGTGTCCAACGCGACCACCCACATGCGCGCCATCGGCGGCGAGATCCGTCGCCTGACGTCATTGGCGCAAGACGAATTATTCGTTGCGGCAAAGGAATTGCAAGCACCCTACGAGCTCGTTGTCGAGGTGGCCCGGGCCGGCAAGCTGCCGGTCACGCTGTTCACCGCCGGCGGCATCGCTACTCCCGCCGACGCCGCGATGATGATGCAACTCGGCGCCGAGGGAGTGTTCGTCGGTTCCGGGATTTTCAAGTCGGGCGATCCCGCGCAGCGCGCCGCCGCGATCGTCAAGGCCACCACGTTCTTCGACGATCCGGACGTGCTGGCCAAGGTCTCTCGTGGCCTGGGCGAGGCGATGGTGGGCATCAACGTCGAGCAGCTCGCGCAGCCCCATCGCCTGGCCGACCGCGGCTGGTAA
- the ruvB gene encoding Holliday junction branch migration DNA helicase RuvB codes for MSDDDSEDYSDRDLRDVSGALVSGEGDVDVSLRPRSLREFIGQSRVREQLQLVLEGAKNRGGTPDHILLSGPPGLGKTSLAMIIAAELGSSLRVTSGPALERAGDLAAMLSNLVEHDVLFIDEIHRIARPAEEMLYLAMEDFRVDVVVGKGPGATSIPLEVAPFTLVGATTRSGALTGPLRDRFGFTAHMDFYEPADLERVLARSAGILGIELGADAGAEIALRSRGTPRIANRLLRRVRDFAEVRADGVITRDVAKSALEVYDVDELGLDRLDRAVLSALTRSFGGGPVGVSTLAVAVGEEAATVEEVCEPFLVRAGMVARTPRGRVATAQAWTHLGMTPPAGVTGLAQPGLFE; via the coding sequence ATGAGCGACGACGATTCCGAGGACTATTCGGATCGCGACCTGCGCGATGTTTCCGGGGCGCTGGTGTCTGGGGAGGGCGACGTCGACGTCAGTCTTCGGCCCCGCTCGTTGCGGGAGTTCATCGGCCAGTCCCGGGTCCGCGAACAGCTGCAGCTCGTCCTCGAGGGGGCCAAAAACCGTGGCGGCACACCGGATCACATCCTGCTGTCCGGGCCGCCGGGGCTGGGCAAGACGTCGCTGGCGATGATCATCGCCGCCGAGCTGGGGTCCTCGTTGCGGGTGACCTCGGGGCCGGCGCTGGAGCGCGCGGGCGACCTGGCCGCGATGCTGTCCAATCTGGTCGAGCACGATGTGTTGTTCATCGACGAGATTCACCGCATCGCCCGGCCGGCCGAGGAGATGCTCTACCTCGCCATGGAGGACTTCCGGGTCGACGTCGTCGTGGGCAAAGGCCCTGGGGCAACGTCGATTCCGTTGGAGGTGGCGCCGTTCACCCTGGTCGGCGCGACCACCCGGTCCGGCGCCCTGACCGGACCGTTGCGTGATCGCTTCGGTTTCACCGCGCACATGGATTTCTACGAGCCGGCCGATCTGGAGCGGGTGCTGGCCCGTTCGGCCGGGATCCTCGGCATCGAGCTGGGCGCCGACGCGGGCGCGGAGATCGCGCTCCGGTCGAGGGGCACGCCGCGGATCGCCAACCGCCTGCTGCGCCGGGTGCGCGATTTCGCCGAGGTGCGCGCCGACGGGGTGATCACCCGTGACGTCGCCAAGTCCGCGCTGGAGGTCTACGACGTCGACGAGCTCGGGCTCGACCGGCTGGACCGGGCGGTGCTGTCGGCGCTGACCCGCAGCTTCGGCGGTGGTCCCGTCGGCGTTTCGACGCTCGCGGTGGCGGTCGGGGAAGAGGCGGCCACCGTCGAGGAGGTGTGTGAGCCGTTCCTGGTCCGCGCCGGAATGGTCGCGCGCACGCCGCGGGGCCGGGTGGCCACCGCGCAGGCCTGGACTCACCTGGGCATGACACCGCCGGCTGGGGTCACCGGGTTGGCCCAACCGGGGCTATTCGAGTAG
- a CDS encoding MarR family winged helix-turn-helix transcriptional regulator has translation MTTSRELPTDRQAVGQLLVRLTRQFRQDLAAPRTDRGYGDIRDPHLQIFGNIGTGGIRLTELAARAQLSLAAASELVNDLAALDYLTRRPDPQDGRAKLIDLTDRGRRLLADAGDRVADIEARWSELVGIDDFAHMCATMQRLLDTLDPEDARR, from the coding sequence ATGACGACGTCAAGGGAGCTGCCGACGGACCGACAAGCGGTCGGCCAGCTGCTGGTGCGGTTGACGCGACAATTCCGCCAAGACCTCGCCGCGCCCCGCACCGACCGCGGCTACGGCGATATCCGCGATCCGCACCTGCAGATCTTCGGCAACATCGGAACCGGAGGCATCCGACTCACCGAACTGGCCGCTCGGGCGCAGCTCAGTCTCGCGGCTGCCTCCGAACTGGTGAACGACCTCGCCGCACTTGACTACCTGACTCGGCGGCCGGACCCGCAAGACGGGCGGGCTAAGCTGATCGACCTCACCGATCGCGGCCGACGCTTACTTGCCGACGCGGGCGACCGGGTGGCCGACATCGAGGCGCGGTGGTCGGAATTGGTGGGCATCGACGATTTCGCGCACATGTGCGCCACTATGCAGCGGCTGCTCGACACCCTCGACCCCGAGGACGCACGCCGGTAG
- a CDS encoding polyamine aminopropyltransferase has translation MTTTREAARPAETSIRWRALLLAAVAACAACGIIYELALLTLSASLNGGGIVATSLIVAGYIAALGVGALLVKPLLRHAGIMFVAVEAMLGIIGGLSAAALYAVFAFLDGAIGSTWVLAIGTALIGGLVGAEVPLLMTLLQQRRTASVDPATDTGRTLANLNAADYLGALVGGLVWPFALLPHLGMIRGAAATGVVNLVAAAIVAMFLLRRVISTAQLATALCALATALGLLVVLLVHAHDIETTSRQRLYADPIIAYRHTAYQEIVVTRRDNDTRLYLDGGLQFSTRDEYRYTESLVYPALGKGARSVLVLGGGDGLAARELLRQNRIDKIVQVELDPAVIEIARTTLREANAGALDNPRVSVVIDDAMRWLRATHPQLRPAGGFDAVIVDLPDPDTPVLGRLYSTEFYALVAHALSPDGLVVVQAGSPFSTPTAFWRTVSTMRSAGYAVTPYHVHVPTFGDWGFVLARPGPDGTAAPIPTMPADAPPLRYLSPPVLQAATVFSDDIAPRPLEPSTLDNPRIVEDMRHGYD, from the coding sequence ATGACGACCACACGGGAAGCGGCACGGCCCGCGGAGACGTCGATACGCTGGCGAGCCCTGCTGCTCGCGGCCGTCGCCGCGTGCGCGGCGTGCGGCATCATTTACGAACTGGCGCTGCTGACGCTGTCGGCGAGCCTGAACGGCGGCGGCATCGTCGCCACCTCACTGATCGTCGCGGGCTACATCGCGGCGCTGGGTGTGGGCGCGCTGCTGGTCAAGCCGCTACTACGGCACGCGGGCATCATGTTCGTCGCCGTCGAGGCAATGCTGGGCATCATCGGCGGGCTGTCCGCGGCGGCGCTGTATGCGGTGTTCGCGTTCCTGGACGGCGCGATCGGGTCGACGTGGGTGCTGGCGATCGGCACCGCGCTGATCGGCGGCCTGGTCGGCGCCGAGGTGCCGTTGCTGATGACGCTGTTGCAGCAGAGACGAACCGCCTCCGTAGATCCGGCGACCGACACCGGCCGCACACTGGCCAACCTCAATGCGGCCGACTATCTGGGGGCGTTGGTCGGCGGATTGGTCTGGCCGTTCGCGCTGCTGCCGCATCTCGGGATGATCCGCGGCGCGGCGGCCACCGGCGTCGTCAACCTGGTCGCGGCGGCCATCGTGGCGATGTTCCTGCTGCGGCGCGTTATCTCCACAGCACAGCTGGCAACGGCACTGTGCGCTCTCGCCACGGCCCTCGGGCTGCTAGTGGTGCTACTGGTGCACGCGCATGACATCGAAACGACAAGCCGCCAAAGGCTTTACGCAGACCCGATCATCGCCTACCGGCATACCGCCTACCAGGAAATTGTCGTGACTCGACGCGACAACGACACCCGGCTCTACCTGGACGGCGGCCTGCAGTTCTCCACCCGGGACGAATACCGATACACCGAAAGCCTCGTCTACCCCGCGCTCGGCAAGGGCGCGCGCTCGGTGCTGGTACTGGGCGGTGGCGACGGCCTGGCAGCACGAGAATTACTGCGGCAGAACAGAATCGACAAGATCGTGCAGGTCGAGCTCGACCCCGCCGTGATCGAGATCGCCCGCACCACCCTGCGCGAGGCCAATGCCGGCGCGCTGGACAACCCTCGGGTTTCCGTCGTGATCGACGACGCGATGCGCTGGCTTCGGGCGACGCATCCGCAGTTGCGCCCGGCCGGGGGCTTCGACGCCGTCATCGTCGACCTGCCCGACCCGGACACACCAGTGCTGGGCCGCCTGTATTCAACTGAGTTCTATGCCCTTGTCGCGCATGCACTTTCACCCGATGGACTGGTCGTGGTCCAGGCAGGCAGCCCGTTTTCCACGCCGACCGCGTTCTGGCGAACGGTGTCCACCATGCGGTCCGCGGGGTATGCGGTCACGCCCTACCACGTGCATGTGCCGACGTTCGGCGACTGGGGTTTCGTGCTGGCGCGCCCCGGCCCGGACGGTACGGCCGCGCCGATACCCACCATGCCCGCCGACGCCCCGCCGCTGCGCTACCTCAGCCCACCGGTTCTGCAAGCCGCGACGGTGTTCTCCGACGACATCGCGCCGCGCCCGCTCGAACCGTCCACACTGGACAACCCGCGCATCGTCGAGGACATGCGGCACGGGTACGACTAG
- a CDS encoding DUF4247 domain-containing protein, which produces MSRKHLFWLAGGLAAASVVCLVAGIILLQKNIASYIASNYREYSRDANGKRYLCSGSPDQVADTIADYQEPEARADNDNTEYLRYSDNIVTVGPDGTHPCSIRVESLGAGYSHGSYIFLGPGFGPGSPSSGSGGSPGGPGGTK; this is translated from the coding sequence GTGAGCCGCAAACACCTGTTCTGGCTTGCCGGTGGGCTGGCCGCGGCGTCGGTGGTGTGCTTGGTTGCCGGAATCATATTGCTGCAGAAGAATATTGCGTCGTATATCGCGAGCAACTATCGCGAGTACTCCCGCGATGCCAACGGAAAGCGATACCTCTGCAGCGGATCGCCGGACCAGGTGGCCGACACGATCGCGGACTATCAGGAGCCCGAGGCGCGCGCGGACAACGACAACACCGAATACCTGCGCTACAGCGACAATATCGTGACCGTCGGCCCAGATGGCACCCACCCGTGCAGCATTCGCGTCGAAAGCCTCGGCGCCGGATACAGCCACGGCTCTTACATCTTCCTCGGTCCCGGCTTCGGTCCCGGATCGCCGTCCAGCGGCTCCGGCGGTAGTCCCGGCGGCCCCGGCGGAACGAAATAA
- a CDS encoding DUF2617 family protein, whose translation MPLYQLAVAPADVSGRRLRLALNAPAPPLLASHSLRHPDGGALRLGVLGASHLVTIEHAASTFSEQVSCTADSDTGKLPERAEAGGYSLESATGTYDETTFRRLARELRDRCRTETGWLGGTFPGDDAALTVLAAEPDGTGWRWQTWHLYPRTPLGSGGEVVHTASRWRP comes from the coding sequence GTGCCGCTCTATCAACTCGCCGTAGCTCCGGCCGACGTGTCCGGAAGAAGGCTGCGGCTCGCACTCAACGCACCCGCGCCGCCGCTGCTGGCGAGCCATTCGCTGCGGCATCCCGACGGTGGCGCACTGCGGCTCGGGGTGCTCGGCGCCTCACATCTCGTCACGATCGAGCACGCCGCCAGCACCTTCTCCGAGCAGGTGTCGTGCACCGCCGACAGCGACACCGGCAAGCTGCCCGAGCGCGCCGAAGCCGGCGGCTATTCGCTGGAATCGGCCACCGGTACGTACGACGAGACGACGTTTCGGCGATTGGCGCGCGAACTGCGCGACCGGTGCCGGACCGAAACCGGTTGGCTCGGCGGCACCTTCCCCGGCGACGACGCCGCACTGACCGTGCTGGCCGCCGAACCCGACGGCACCGGCTGGCGCTGGCAGACGTGGCACCTGTACCCGCGCACCCCGCTTGGCTCCGGCGGCGAAGTGGTCCACACTGCGAGCCGGTGGCGGCCGTGA
- a CDS encoding DUF350 domain-containing protein produces MYLAFDIGNVDLDPVLKGVVASLLYFVVGMAVLIVGFYTVDVLTPGKLRQLVFVDRRPNAVIVSCAMYVALTTVIVSAVVDSYSQLGQGLVGVAVYGLMGVILLGIALLTLRLVIPGSFHEHIDDAELHPGSFAVAVMLLAVGGVTAAAVS; encoded by the coding sequence ATGTACCTCGCCTTCGATATCGGAAACGTGGACCTCGACCCCGTCCTGAAAGGCGTCGTCGCTTCACTGCTGTACTTCGTCGTCGGAATGGCGGTGCTGATCGTCGGCTTCTACACGGTCGACGTGTTGACTCCGGGCAAGCTGCGCCAGCTGGTGTTCGTCGATCGCCGCCCCAACGCCGTAATCGTGTCCTGCGCAATGTATGTCGCCCTCACCACCGTGATTGTCAGCGCCGTCGTCGACAGTTACAGCCAGTTGGGTCAGGGCCTCGTCGGCGTTGCGGTGTACGGGTTGATGGGTGTGATCCTGTTGGGCATCGCGCTACTGACGCTGCGTCTGGTGATCCCGGGCAGCTTCCACGAGCACATCGACGATGCCGAGCTGCATCCCGGGTCGTTCGCGGTGGCGGTGATGCTGTTGGCCGTCGGAGGAGTAACGGCCGCCGCGGTGTCATGA
- a CDS encoding YebC/PmpR family DNA-binding transcriptional regulator gives MSGHSKWATTKHQKAVKDARRGKEFARLIKNIEVAARTGGGDPAGNPTLYDAIQKAKKTSVPNDNIERARKRGAGEEAGGAEYQTIMYEGYGPNGVAVLIECLTDNRNRAAGEVRVAVTRNGGNMADPGSVSYLFTRKGVVTLEKNGLSEDDVLTAVLEAGAEDVNDLGDSFEVISEPTDLVAVRTALQDAGIDYDSAEASFQPSVSVPVDVDGARKVFKLVDALEDSDDVQNVWTNVDLSDEVLAALDEE, from the coding sequence ATGAGCGGCCATTCCAAGTGGGCCACCACGAAGCACCAGAAGGCCGTCAAGGACGCGCGCCGTGGCAAGGAGTTCGCCCGGCTGATCAAGAACATCGAGGTCGCGGCGCGTACCGGCGGCGGTGACCCGGCGGGCAATCCGACGCTGTACGACGCCATTCAGAAGGCGAAGAAGACCTCGGTGCCCAACGACAACATCGAGCGGGCCCGAAAGCGGGGCGCGGGCGAGGAAGCCGGCGGCGCCGAGTACCAGACGATCATGTACGAGGGCTACGGGCCCAACGGGGTTGCGGTGCTGATCGAATGTCTGACCGACAACCGCAACCGCGCGGCCGGGGAGGTCCGGGTGGCGGTGACCCGCAACGGCGGCAACATGGCCGATCCGGGATCGGTGTCCTACCTGTTCACCCGCAAGGGCGTCGTCACGCTGGAAAAGAACGGCCTGTCCGAGGACGACGTGCTCACGGCGGTGCTGGAGGCCGGCGCCGAAGACGTCAACGACCTGGGTGACAGCTTCGAGGTGATCTCGGAGCCGACCGATCTGGTCGCGGTGCGCACCGCGCTGCAGGACGCCGGCATCGACTACGACTCGGCCGAGGCCAGCTTCCAGCCGTCGGTCAGCGTGCCGGTCGACGTCGACGGCGCCCGGAAGGTGTTCAAGCTGGTGGACGCCCTGGAAGACAGCGACGACGTGCAGAACGTGTGGACCAACGTCGACCTGTCGGACGAGGTGTTGGCCGCTCTCGACGAGGAGTAG
- a CDS encoding DUF1304 domain-containing protein: MITAGLVFAALAALLHVYIFTMESLTWTSPRTRATFGTTPEEAETTKLLAFNQGFYNLFLAIVGGIGIAEVATGHRAVGAALVFAGIGSMAAAAVVLLVSAPGKARAAVTQGAFPLIAIVLLVLGLTT, translated from the coding sequence ATGATCACCGCCGGATTGGTATTCGCCGCGCTCGCGGCGTTGCTGCACGTCTATATCTTCACGATGGAGTCGTTGACCTGGACTTCACCCCGGACCCGCGCCACCTTCGGTACGACGCCCGAGGAGGCCGAGACCACCAAGCTGCTCGCGTTCAACCAGGGCTTTTACAACCTCTTCTTGGCGATCGTCGGGGGCATCGGGATCGCTGAAGTCGCGACGGGACACCGGGCGGTCGGAGCCGCGCTTGTCTTCGCCGGGATCGGGTCGATGGCCGCGGCCGCGGTCGTGCTCCTGGTGTCGGCACCGGGCAAGGCCCGGGCCGCGGTCACGCAGGGCGCGTTTCCGTTGATCGCGATCGTGCTGCTGGTGCTCGGCCTGACCACGTAA
- the ruvC gene encoding crossover junction endodeoxyribonuclease RuvC, protein MRVMGVDPGLTRCGLSVVESGRGRHVVALDVDVVRTPSDAALPQRLLAISDAVEYWLDTHRPDVIAIERVFSQHNVSTVMGTAQAGGVIALAAAKRDIGVHFHTPSEVKAAVTGNGTADKAQVTAMVTRILELQAKPTPADAADALALAICHCWRAPMLARMAAAEAMAAQQRQAYRAKLAAKAKAAKAGAAR, encoded by the coding sequence ATGCGCGTGATGGGCGTCGACCCCGGACTGACTCGATGCGGGCTTTCGGTCGTCGAAAGCGGGCGCGGCCGACATGTCGTCGCGCTGGACGTCGACGTGGTCCGCACCCCGTCGGATGCCGCGCTGCCGCAACGACTGCTGGCGATCAGCGACGCCGTCGAGTACTGGCTGGACACGCATCGTCCCGACGTGATCGCGATCGAGCGGGTGTTCTCCCAGCACAATGTGTCGACCGTGATGGGCACCGCGCAGGCCGGCGGCGTGATCGCGCTGGCGGCGGCCAAACGCGATATCGGCGTGCATTTCCACACCCCCAGCGAGGTCAAGGCCGCGGTCACCGGCAACGGTACCGCCGACAAGGCTCAGGTCACCGCGATGGTCACCAGAATCCTTGAGCTGCAAGCCAAACCGACGCCCGCCGACGCCGCCGACGCGCTGGCGCTGGCCATCTGCCATTGCTGGAGAGCGCCGATGCTAGCCCGGATGGCGGCGGCCGAAGCGATGGCCGCCCAGCAGCGCCAGGCCTACCGGGCCAAGTTGGCCGCCAAGGCCAAGGCGGCCAAAGCGGGGGCGGCCCGATGA
- the tesB gene encoding acyl-CoA thioesterase II, translating into MSIEKILDLEQLEVNIYRGSIFSPAAGFLQRTFGGHVAGQSLVSAVRTVDARYQVHSLHGYFLRPGDPREPTVFIVERTRDGGSFATRRVNAIQHGEIIFSMGASFQTDQEGIHHQDPMPAAPPPDGLPGLDSIKVFDDAGFKQFEEWDVCIVPRERLELLPGKASQQQVWFRHRDPLPDDPVLHICALAYMSDLTLLGSAQVTHLDVREHLQVASLDHAMWFMRAFRADEWLLYDQSSPSASGGRSLCQGKIFTQSGEMVAAVMQEGLTRFKRGYQP; encoded by the coding sequence GTGTCGATCGAAAAGATCCTCGATCTCGAGCAACTCGAGGTCAACATCTACCGGGGGAGCATCTTCAGCCCGGCAGCGGGATTTCTGCAACGCACCTTCGGCGGACACGTGGCCGGTCAGTCGCTCGTGTCGGCCGTGCGGACGGTGGACGCGCGATACCAGGTGCACTCGTTGCACGGCTACTTCCTGCGGCCCGGGGACCCCAGAGAGCCAACGGTTTTCATCGTCGAGCGCACCCGCGACGGCGGCTCGTTCGCCACCAGGCGGGTCAACGCCATTCAGCATGGGGAAATCATCTTCAGCATGGGGGCGTCCTTCCAGACCGATCAGGAAGGCATCCACCACCAGGACCCGATGCCGGCCGCGCCGCCACCCGACGGTCTGCCGGGGTTGGACTCGATCAAGGTTTTCGACGATGCCGGGTTCAAGCAGTTCGAGGAGTGGGACGTCTGCATCGTCCCGCGGGAACGCCTGGAGTTGTTGCCCGGCAAGGCATCTCAGCAGCAAGTATGGTTTCGTCATCGCGATCCGCTGCCGGACGACCCGGTGCTGCACATCTGCGCGCTGGCCTACATGAGCGACCTCACGCTGCTGGGCTCCGCGCAGGTCACGCACCTCGACGTGCGTGAGCATCTGCAGGTCGCCTCGCTGGATCACGCGATGTGGTTCATGCGGGCGTTCCGGGCCGACGAGTGGCTGCTCTACGACCAGTCCTCGCCGTCGGCCAGCGGCGGCCGCTCGCTGTGCCAAGGAAAGATCTTCACCCAGTCCGGCGAGATGGTCGCGGCGGTCATGCAGGAGGGGCTGACCCGCTTCAAGCGCGGATACCAGCCGTGA